In Deltaproteobacteria bacterium, the genomic window TATCCCTCCGCGCTACGTTCGCCACGCTCTTGATCTCCTTTTCCAGCCAGAGATGTGTCGGATAATGTAGCTTCAGAAGATAGTCTTTGTCAACCTCCTCTTTCCTGATGGCATTAATCACCAGCCTCCCGCCGCACACAAGGTTCTTCAAGGCCTCCACGATAGGCTTCCAGGCCGGCGTGGTGTCGATAATGGCATGGAGTTTTTCCGGCGGTTTGTCTTCCGTATTCCCCGCCCAGACTGCCCCCAGCTCCCGGGCGAAGTCCTGCTCTTTCGTGCTCCTGGCAAAGACATATACGCTTGTATTCGGATATTTATGCCGTGCCATCTTGAGGACCAGGTGCGCCGAAGCCCCGAAGCCGGTAAGCCCCAGGCTCTGGCCGTCTTTCAGATTGGTCAGCCGCAGGGATCGGTAGCCGATGGCGCCTGCGCACAGAAGAGGCGCAGCTTCCGCATCGGAAAAGATATCAGGGATAGGGTATGCAAAATTTTCCGGCGCCGTCATGAAGCGGGCATATCCTCCATGGACATCCCTGCCCGTTGCCTTGAAATCCTCACAGACATTTTCATTCCCTTCGAGACATGCACCGCAACGGCCGCAGGCAGAAAATATCCAGCCGACGCCAACCCGGTCGCCAATGCTGAACTTCGTCGCTTTTCTCCCTATTCCTGTCACCCTGCCAACCACCTGGTGACCCAGAACGATGGGGAATGCCGGCGGAGGCGTCCTCCCCTCAATCTCATCGAGTTCCGTATGTCAGACCCCGCAGGCGGAAACCTTCACGAGGATTTCTCTTTCACCGGGAACCGGTTCCGGCAGATCGACCAACTCCAGCGGTGTTTTATTATCCCGAAAACTGGAAATGCCCTTCAATACCATTGCTTGCATTTTATCCCGCTTCCCTCCTTAACCACCATACCTTTATACTTCATACCATATCAATAGGAAAAATTTCTTGTGGTTCTATTAGTTTAAACGATTTTAATCAATTGACAATATATATGATCATATGCATAGTTGCAATCAAGATTCAATTGGGAAATCTGGTAACACCATATTAGTTTGAAAGGAGAAATTATGAATATAGTGAAGATCATGCCGTGCCTGGATATGAAGGACGGCCGCGTTGTGAAGGGGATACATTTCGTCGATTTGAAAGACGCAGGAGACCCGGTTGTAAATGCCGCGTATTACCAGAAAGAAGGCGCCGATGAACTGGCCATGCTGGATATCGCGGCAACCCTGGAAAACCGCAAGACGAGACTCATGTGGGTTAAAAATGTCTCTTCGGTAATTGATATACCGTTGACGGTAGGCGGCGGTATTTCCTCTCTGGAAGATATTGAGATGGTTCTCGATGCCGGTGCGGACAAAATCTCCATGAACAGCGCCGCCGTTAAAGACCCGGATCTGGTAAGAAGGGCGGCAGAGAAATTCGGACCCGAAAAGGTGGCGGTTGCCATCGACGCCAGAAGGAACAAAAAAATGCCCTCCGGATTTGAACTGGTTGTCTCCGGGGGCACAAAACCGGTCGGCCAGGACGCCATAGCCTGGGCTAAGCAATGCCAAAAACTGGGTGCCGGTGTAATTCTGCCGACAAGTATGGATGGAGACGGCACACAGGCAGGCTATGATTTGGAATTTACGAGGGCCGTTTCAGATGCGGTGGACCTGCCGGTAATTGCTTCAGGCGGGGCAGGAACTCTCGAACATTTCTATGAGGGTGTCGTTCGCGGGGGCGCGCAGATTCTCCTGGCGGCGTCGGTTTTCCACTATCGCATCCTGAGCATTAAACAGGTAAAACAATATCTGATGGACAAGGGTCTGAAAGTCAACTTGTGAGATGACTTCACATGATGTCATCCTGGCCACTCATCATCTATGAGCGGTTGATGGCTGATGCCCGGTTGACTGACATCAGGAGATAAAGAGGTCCTTCGTTGAAAAGTTAGGATCGGTGGTCAGGTTCACGCCAAGGCGTCTCAAACCGGCTTCGTCGCCCGGTGTGGGGATGTGGGTCATGTGAATTTCGCAGTTCTGAAGTTCCTTCAATTTCTCAATAGCGAGTTGTGCGGCGGGGTTTACCGTCGCACCGATACTGAGAGCGATAAGCGCCTCTTCCAGATCGAGGCTGACGGATTTCTCATTCAGTATCTCTGTCTTCAGATTTCTAATGGCATCCGTGACAGAGGGCGGCAGCAGCTTGATCTTCTTGGGAATATCTGCCAGATGCTTGATGGCATGGATGATCACGCTTGATGCCGCGTGCATAAGAGGAGAATTATTGCCGGTGATGATAGTTCCGTCCGAAAGCTCGATGGCCGCGCCGCAAAAGATACCTTCA contains:
- the hisF gene encoding imidazole glycerol phosphate synthase subunit HisF, with the protein product MNIVKIMPCLDMKDGRVVKGIHFVDLKDAGDPVVNAAYYQKEGADELAMLDIAATLENRKTRLMWVKNVSSVIDIPLTVGGGISSLEDIEMVLDAGADKISMNSAAVKDPDLVRRAAEKFGPEKVAVAIDARRNKKMPSGFELVVSGGTKPVGQDAIAWAKQCQKLGAGVILPTSMDGDGTQAGYDLEFTRAVSDAVDLPVIASGGAGTLEHFYEGVVRGGAQILLAASVFHYRILSIKQVKQYLMDKGLKVNL